Part of the Streptomyces sp. WMMC500 genome is shown below.
GCAGCAAGGCCGCCGACGCCGCGGTGGGCGAGCTCAAGGACCGCGAGGCGTCGCTGCGCCGGCAGGAGAAGGCGCTGCAGGCGAAGCTCGACGAGGCACGGGACCTGAAGGCGGAGTTGAGCGACCGCGAGCGGGCCGAGTTCGACAAGCTGGAGCGCGCGGAGCGCGCCGAGGCGGAGCGGCTCGCCCGTGAGCACGCCGCGCGCGAGGCCGCCGAGCAGCGCCGGCTGCGGGAGCAGCAGGAAGAGGAGCGGCAGGAGCTGGCGGAGCAGACCATCACCGGCGAGGCCACCGCGCCCGCCGACGACGGGCCCGTCTCGGCGGGCGCGCAGGCCGCCCTCGACTTCGCCGAGGCGCAGTTGGGCGAGCCGTACGTGTGGGGCGCGATCGGACCGGACACGTGGGACTGCTCGGGTCTGACGCAGGCCGCGTGGCGGGCGGCGGGGGTGGAGATCCCCCGCGTGACGTGGGACCAGGTCACCTTCGGCACGTCCGTGTCCGTGTCCGAACTGCGCCCCGGCGACCTGGTCTTCTTCTTCGACGACATCAGCCACGTCGGCCTCTACGTCGGCGGCGGGCGCATGATCCACGCACCGCGCCCCGGCACCGTGGTGCGCTACGAGTCGATCTACAGCATGCCGATCCACAGCGCGATACGCCCCGGCTGACCGCGGCGCGGGGCGGATCGCGTCAGGCGCGGTCGACCGGCGGCCAGGTGCGTTCCAGGTAGCTGAAGCCCGTGTCCGGGCCCACGCACGTCTGCAGCGTGACGTCGCCCCAGTACAGGCCGTGGTTCGGGCCGCCCTGGCCCGGGGTGATGTAGTTCTCGTACACCCGGTACTCCAGCCTGCCCATCGGCCCGGAGATCGTCACGCGCGTCCCCTTCGGCAGCGGCGCCAGCACGTCGAAGCCGCAGAAGTCGTGCCCGACGATGACGGAGGTGTCGAAGGCCATGCCGTTCTCCCGGCCCGGCTCTGGCCCGTCGAACAGCACCGCCGCGTTGCAGGCGTCGACGTGCCGCTGGTCGCCGCTGACCAGCGGGCGGGACCAGTCGCCGATGGTCAGGGTGGTCACCTTGGGCGAGCCGGGATCCACGGCGTCCGCGAGCTTGCGCGGGGGCGGGCCGGAAGGCTCGTCCGCGCCGGCCGGGGGCCGCGGGCGCTCGGGTTGCCTGCCCTCCGGGGGCTCGGACTTCGGCCCGCCGCCGGGCCGTCCGGCGCCGTCGCCGCCGCGGTCCTTCCCGGCGGCGGCCCCGCCGTCCCCGCCCTGCTCGCGGTGCGCGTTCGGCGCCCGGTCGGCCGCCCCGTCCGGCGGGTCCGCGGCCCGCGGGCTGCCGAGGGCGTCGCCGGCCGGGCCGTCACCTCCGGGCTTCCCGGCGGCCTGGGCGCCCGCCGGCTCCGGGTGCTGCGGGCCGGCGGCCGAGCCGCAGGCGGCGAGGGCCGCCGCGGCGGCCAGTGAGGCGGCGACGGCGGCGGCGCGGCGGCGCAGGGGTGCGGACATCTGGTCACCTCCGGGTCGAAGGGTGGAAGGAGACAGCCCCGCTGCGGTCAGCCGAAGCGGCCGTGGACGTAGTCGGACGTACGCTCGTCCTGGGGATTGCCGAACATCTCCCCGGTCGGCCCGTGTTCGACGACCACGCCCGGTGTGCCGTGCTCGGCCAGGAAGAACGCGCACTGCTGCGAGACGCGCTGCGCCTGCTGCATGTTGTGGGTGACGATGACGATCGTCACCTCGTGCATCAGCTCGCCGATGGTCTGCTCGATGCGCCGCGTGGAGGTCGGGTCGAGCGCCGAGCACGGCTCGTCCATCAGCAGCACCCGGGGCCGTACCGCCAGCGACCGCGCGATGCACAGCCGCTGCTGCTGGCCGCCGGAGAGCGCGCCGCCGGGCTGGCGCAGCCGGTCGCGTACCTCCTTCCACAGGCCCGCCTTGGTCAGGCACTCCTCGACCAGGTCGTCCTTGTCGTCGCGGCCGGACCGGATGCCGTTGAGCTTGAGCCCCGAGATCACGTTGTCGTAGATCGACATCGCCGGGAACGGGTTGGGCTTCTGGAAGACCATGCCGATCTGACGGCGGGCGTGCGTGATGCGCCGGCCGCGGTCGTAGATGTCCTCGCCGTCCAGCATCACCTGCCCGGCGAGCGACGCGGAGGCGACCAGCTCGTGCATGCGGTTCAGGATCCTCAGATACGTCGACTTGCCGCAGCCGGACGGGCCGATGAGGGCCGTGACCCGGTGCGGAGGCATGGTCAGCGACACGCGTTCCAGCACCTTGTGGTCGCCGAACCAGGCGGAGACGTCGCGGGTCTCCAGCTTCGCGGGGTTCCCGGTGCCGACGGGGGGCAGCTCGACGGTGGTGTCCGTCAGCGACATGGCGTCACCTCTCGCAGGGCTCGCTGTGTTCTCGGTCGTGCCGGTCGCGCTTTCTGCGCCCTCTGCGCTTTCCGCGCTCTCTGCGGTTTCTGTGCGTTCCGTATTCGCCGTGCTCACAGGGACCTCCGGGGTCACAGCAGGTTGGGCAGCAGCCGGGTGAGGCAGCCCGCGAGCGCGATGCCGACGGCGCCGAGCACCGGCACGCCGGTGATCCACGCCTGCCAGCGCCCCCAGCTTCGGTACGCCCACGTGACCGCCCCGGCGACGACGAGCAGAAGCTGGCTCCAGAGCAGGATCTCCACCCAGGCGGAGGGATCGCCCTCCAGCGGCTCCTCCGCCTCGCTGATCATCCCGGAGTCGATGACCTGGGCCGGGCGCGGCTGCACGTCGGAGGTCAGCTCGGCCTCGACGCGCAGCAGCCCGCGCGGCGTGTACGGACCACCCGTCGCCGTGATCAGCGTCAGCCGGCCCTCGCCCTCGGTGGCCGGTGCCGGGATCGGGTCGCCGGCCTCGCGCTGCCCGGTCACCCGGTACGTGTGCCTGCCCTGGCCGGTGATCACCTCGATCTCGTCGCCGGCCTCCAGGTCTTTCAGGTTCACGAACGGGCTTCCGTAGCCCCACTGCCGGCCCATGATGATGCTCGTGCCGGCCTGCCCGGGCAGCGCCGTGTCCCGGCGGTGTCCCGGACCCGCGGTCAGCACGCCGGAGGTGGTGCCCTCGAAGACGACCTCGCGGATCCCCGCGTCCGGTGCGCGCAGCATCGCCACCGGCGCGCCGGGCGAGAGCACCTTCCCGTCGATGTCGGTCTGGCCGACCGGTGCGATGCCCTGTGCCAACTGATCGCGCAGCTCCGCGTAGCCGGTCTGCTGGCCGCGGGCGTGCTGGAGGTGGCCCACGAGGGTCAGGTTGGCGGCGAAGCCGAAGAGCAGCGCCGACAGGATCAGCAGCGCCGCGCCGGGGATCGCCAGCCGGGCGTCACGCGGGGGCGGGCTCTGCGGCTCGTCGGACCTCCGCTTCGGCCGGGACGGGCCGGACGGCGGCGACGACTGCCGCTCGCCGAGGGCATCCGCCTCGGGGGGTGATGAGACGACGGTCACGGGGACGCGCTCCTCGTTCGGCTGTCGGGTCTGTGGGGTCTGTGGGGACCGCGCGGACATCTCGTCACGCGGCCGGGGAAGGACGGCGGGGTGTGTGGGGCCACCCCGCCGCCCTCGGGTGCCGCGTCAGGTGCGCGGAGTCGCGCCGAAGGTGAGCAGCCGTCCGGAGCGGTGCGCCCAGTAGACCGCGCCGCCGCCGGCGGCCATCAGCACGACGGACACGAGGGCCAGGTCCAGCACGGCGCTGCCGGTGGACGCCAGCGGCAGGTCGGACCCGCCACCGGAACCCCCGGCACCGGAGCCGCCGGCCCCGCCAGCGGCACCACCGGCACCGCCGGCGTCACCGCCGCCGTTGTCGCCGCCGTCGGAGTCGCCCCCGCCGTCGCCGTCGGAGTCGCCGCCGCCGTCGTCACCGTCGGAGTCGCCGCCGCCGGGACCGCCGCCCTCGCCCACGGTGAACGGGAACTCGACCTTCACGCCGCCGTCGGCGCCGGTGAGGGTGAGCTTGTAGTCGCCGTCCGCGATCTCCGCGGGAATGGTCACCGTGTGCTCGGTGACGGTCCCCTGCTCACTGCCCTCGACATCGGCGAACGTTCCCCCGGAGTCGGGGATCGTCACCTTCACGGCCTCGTTCGGACGGAAGCCCTCGGCGGTGACCTTGACCTTCTGGCCGCCTTCGAGCTTCGCCTCTTCCTCGAGGACGTCGCCGTTCTCCGACGCGACGTCGATGCCGGGCTCGTGGACGCTGTAGTAGGCCAGCGTGGCGTTGCTCGAGGTGAAGTCGGCGGCGTTGTCCGGCCGGAACGTGGCCGTGTACGTACGTACGCGCGCGGCCGTGCCGGCGCCCAGCTCCAGTTCGGCCTTCCCGTTCTGCACCTCGACGGGTGTGCCCGTCTGGCCCGCCTCGGCGAACTCGACCGTGCCCTCGGCGTTGGCCGGAGTCACCTCTGCGACGAGCGTGAACTCCTTGTTGACGACCACCTGTCCGGCCGGGTCGGCCGACAGCTTGAGAGTGGTCTCGACAGCCTCTGACGCTGTGTCGACCTCCCAGGTGTCCCCCGTCACCTTGATCGGCACGGTGAAGCTGTTGCCCGCGACGAAGTTGTTGGTGCTGTTACGGCACTGGACTTCCACCTGATAGACGCCGTCTGCCGGATCTGCCCCCAGCACCGCACCCAGCGACTTCGTCGTGCCGGGCATGTCGATGGTGAAGGGCGCCTGCGAGTACGGAGCCCCGCTGGTGACACGAGTCGCGAGTGAGCCCGCGTACGTCGAGTCGGGCTTGATCACGTAGAAGCCCGACTGGAAGTCGTAGTCGTTGCTCGCGTCCGCGTCGGCGTGGTTGGCGGGGCACACCCCGTCAACCTTCACCTGGCTGAACATCGGCGCCGCGGTGAGACTTCCGGTCGCCGGCGTCAGCGTCACGGAGCCCGGCAGCGCCGCGCCGGCCGGACCAGCCAGGCCGACGAACGCCGCGCCGAAGCCCAGCACCAGCGTGAGCGCCGCCCCGAGGACGAGTTGGATTCTTCGCTTCATATGGATTCCTATGGGATCTTGACGGGCTTCCGCGGCCGGCCGGGAAGCAGGACGCGGCCCAGCCGGGCACCTGGAAGGCACCCGGCTGAGCACTCAGTCGTGCTGGTCGTGCACCCTCACCACCGGCTCACGGCGAACGAGAACGTGACCTTCACGCAACTGCCGGCGCCGGTGAGGGTGAGCGTGTGCTTGCCACCCCAGATGCGCTTCGGCACGGTCAGGTCGTACGCGGTGACGACGCCCCGGCTGTCCGCCGTGGCTTTGGCGAACTCCCCCCTCGTGCCCGGGATGGCCACCTTCACGGTCTCGCCCGGGCGGAAGCCCTGGGCGGTGACCTTCACCTTCTGGCCGCGCGCCAGCTTCGAGCCTTCCTCGACGACGCTGCCGTCCTCGGCGAAGACCTCGATCCCGGACTGGAGCACGCTGTAGTAGCCGAAGCTCTCGGAGCTCAGCCGGTACGCGGCGGCGTCAGCCGGCCAGAACGTGACCAGGTACGGGAAGCTGCGCGGCGCGGAACCGGCGGTCGCGTCGAGCACGGCCACGCCGTTCCGCACGGGGACGCGGGTGCTCTGGAACGTGCTCGCGTCGATGAACTCCACCACGCCGGTGGCGTCGGCGGGGGTCACCTTGGCGGTCACCTTGTACTGCGTGCCGACGACCGCCTGCCGGGCCGGGTCGGCCGACACCTTGAGCGCCGTCTCCTCGGCCTGCGACGTGTCCTCGACCTGCCAGGTGTCTCCCGTCACCCGGATCGGCAGGAAGAAGCCGTTGCCGGGGACGGACGTGCCGGTGCTGGTGAGGCACCGGACCTCCAGGTGGTACGAACCGTCTGCGGGCGACGATCCCAGCACCGCACCCAGCGACCTGGCGGTGCCGGGCAGGGCGACGGAGAACGGCGCCTGCGAGTACGGCGCGCCGGTGCTGATACGGGTGGCGAGGGACCCCGCATAGGTGGAGTCGGGCTTCACCACGTAGACGGACACCTGCGCGTCGTACGGAGCGGGGCAGGCGCCGTCGACCGTGGCCGCGGTGAACATCGGCGCCGTCGAGAGGGCGCCGCTGGACGGGTTGAGCGTCACGGTGCCCGGCAGCGCCGCGCCGGCCGGCCCCGCCGAGCCGATCACCGCCGCGCTGAGGCCGAGGACCAGGGTGAGCATGGTCCCGAGAACGAGTCTGATTCTTCGCTTCATGTTGTTGTACCCCCCACGGGTGTGCGTGGCCTGTGCGGCCACCGGAAGCGATGTGTCGCCCGGCCGGGCGCCTCGCGCGAGGCGCCCGGCCGAGCTGGTTGTTCAGTGGTGCGGTTCAGCCACGATCAGCTATTGCCGGTGAGGTCGGTCTGGCCGCAGTTGGGGCTGGCGGCGAAACCGAACAGGGCGCGCTGCTGGGCGGCGGCGCTACCGGTGGTGCACAGCTCGGCGTCCGAGCCGGTGAAGACGCGGTTGATGTCCGCCTGGCCGAGCCGCGTCGTCTGGAAGACGTTGAAGACGTCGCGGTTGATCGGGTAGCCGGCGTTCATCTGACCGCCGACGACCGGCTGCGCACCGTCGATCGTCTGCAGCACGGCAGCGCCACGACGGTCCTCGACACCGGTCTGGGCCGAGTTGGTCTGCGCGATGTACTGCGCGATCGAGTACGGCGCGATGTCACTGGTGCGGGTCAGGGCCCGGCCGTCGTGCTCCTGCACGGGCTGACCGGCACCGTTGACGTCGGAGACGCAGTCCGGCGGGTCGTTGGCGTCGATGCCCATCTGACCGGCCCAGAAGGAGCGCGTGCCGGAGCCGGCCTGCGGCAGCAGCGGGGTGACCGCGACGCCCTCGACGGTGTCGATCTCGCACTGGTAGATGCCCTGCAGCTCGGCCAGGTCGAAGTCGTGGCCGGCCATCGGGCTGTTGCTGCGGACCGCGGGGGCCACGGCGTCCAGCGCGAAGGGCACGAAGGTGAGCAGGCTGCCCGCGGTGTTGGGCTCCCGCGAGGAGCGGGCGAAGTCGATGCAGTTGGTGCCCGCGTCGATGTCGTTCCGCAGGGCCGTGATGCCGGCCGAGGAACCGTTCGGCCGGGGGATCTCACAGTTGACCGGACGGGTCTTGATCGGGCTCGGCCCGGTCGCGTCGTAGGACGCGATCAGCAGGTCGGAAGGGGTGCCGTCGAGGTCTTCCACGACGGACCCGATGCCGTTCAGCACGTCCTGCGTGGTGTCGGACCCGACGGCGACGAGCTGCCGGTA
Proteins encoded:
- a CDS encoding C40 family peptidase, encoding MSTPQNPRPAGVRLRSGAVAASALAAAILLTQVAVADEPADGGPAAVEEQRERARDAARRAAEVRDRVNELNRQAAVAGGRLNEAEAAADEQQRRADRLLAEAARATARVNDARRTLTGYVTTQYRTGATGLSEAAVLLLAEDPQGYADHRHLLGRLAERQEHALDEFAAREREARKRSKAADAAVGELKDREASLRRQEKALQAKLDEARDLKAELSDRERAEFDKLERAERAEAERLAREHAAREAAEQRRLREQQEEERQELAEQTITGEATAPADDGPVSAGAQAALDFAEAQLGEPYVWGAIGPDTWDCSGLTQAAWRAAGVEIPRVTWDQVTFGTSVSVSELRPGDLVFFFDDISHVGLYVGGGRMIHAPRPGTVVRYESIYSMPIHSAIRPG
- a CDS encoding phosphate ABC transporter ATP-binding protein: MSLTDTTVELPPVGTGNPAKLETRDVSAWFGDHKVLERVSLTMPPHRVTALIGPSGCGKSTYLRILNRMHELVASASLAGQVMLDGEDIYDRGRRITHARRQIGMVFQKPNPFPAMSIYDNVISGLKLNGIRSGRDDKDDLVEECLTKAGLWKEVRDRLRQPGGALSGGQQQRLCIARSLAVRPRVLLMDEPCSALDPTSTRRIEQTIGELMHEVTIVIVTHNMQQAQRVSQQCAFFLAEHGTPGVVVEHGPTGEMFGNPQDERTSDYVHGRFG
- a CDS encoding sortase, whose translation is MTVVSSPPEADALGERQSSPPSGPSRPKRRSDEPQSPPPRDARLAIPGAALLILSALLFGFAANLTLVGHLQHARGQQTGYAELRDQLAQGIAPVGQTDIDGKVLSPGAPVAMLRAPDAGIREVVFEGTTSGVLTAGPGHRRDTALPGQAGTSIIMGRQWGYGSPFVNLKDLEAGDEIEVITGQGRHTYRVTGQREAGDPIPAPATEGEGRLTLITATGGPYTPRGLLRVEAELTSDVQPRPAQVIDSGMISEAEEPLEGDPSAWVEILLWSQLLLVVAGAVTWAYRSWGRWQAWITGVPVLGAVGIALAGCLTRLLPNLL
- a CDS encoding substrate-binding domain-containing protein, which produces MNVNIKRAAVALGAAALGVGLMGAPAQADPPAGEYRQLVAVGSDTTQDVLNGIGSVVEDLDGTPSDLLIASYDATGPSPIKTRPVNCEIPRPNGSSAGITALRNDIDAGTNCIDFARSSREPNTAGSLLTFVPFALDAVAPAVRSNSPMAGHDFDLAELQGIYQCEIDTVEGVAVTPLLPQAGSGTRSFWAGQMGIDANDPPDCVSDVNGAGQPVQEHDGRALTRTSDIAPYSIAQYIAQTNSAQTGVEDRRGAAVLQTIDGAQPVVGGQMNAGYPINRDVFNVFQTTRLGQADINRVFTGSDAELCTTGSAAAQQRALFGFAASPNCGQTDLTGNS